From Triticum urartu cultivar G1812 unplaced genomic scaffold, Tu2.1 TuUngrouped_contig_4812, whole genome shotgun sequence, a single genomic window includes:
- the LOC125528354 gene encoding uncharacterized protein LOC125528354, giving the protein MTMARTAKEKQAGGAETMEVILGRSAEIPSKMVNDWERIVLDFPSSDESTIHPGNDLLVQALQHYFGNTYLMQPVHDMVGFWGSKMEQAAELIHEGEKGRKYIFLLNNTCVVRQMVRRPGASFPDVEPLLTSMIKRYRKCYLDECWAPLKCLSSEEFTAEFLATCNRQMKWKVRAELKYKLRQEIAELIVPPCDGSRVIEGLFEG; this is encoded by the exons ATGACGATGGCGAGGACGGCGAAGGAGAAGCAAGCCGGCGGAGCTGAAACAATGGAAGTGATCCTCGGCAG GTCAGCTGAGATTCCGAGTAAGATGGTAAATGATTGGGAACGAATAGTCCTGGACTTCCCCAGCAGCGACGAATCAACCATTCATCCAGGAAATGACCTCCTCGTACAAGCCCTGCAGCATTATTTCGGTAACACATATTTGATGCAGCCAGTACATGACATGGTTGGTTTCTGGGGATCCAAGATGGAGCAAGCTGCAGAATTGATACACGAAGGTGAAAAGGGTCGAAAATACATATTTCTCCTGAATAACACCTGTGTTGTTCGTCAAATGGTGCGGCGTCCAGGAGCATCCTTCCCCGATGTAGAACCGCTGCTCACTTCAATGATCAAGCGGTACAGGAAGTGCTACCTGGACGAGTGTTGGGCTCCGCTCAAGTGTTTAAGCTCGGAGGAGTTTACCGCCGAATTTCTTGCCACCTGTAATCGCCAGATGAAGTGGAAGGTTAGAGCCGAGCTCAAGTACAAACTGCGGCAGGAGATTGCGGAATTGATCGTTCCACCGTGCGACGGAAGCCGTGTGATAGAAGGATTGTTTGAAGGATGA